A stretch of the Arthrobacter stackebrandtii genome encodes the following:
- a CDS encoding aminoacyl-tRNA deacylase: MSTKPSGHGRVAADAAARGLAVEIFPRHAANSLGEAAALMGITPSDIVKSLVVKRSDGTFLFALVPGGRSISWPKLRAVVGVNKLQMPQADVALAATGYERGTITPLGSTTAWPVFVDESIPGRRVAMGAGEHGYSMFVEADALIAAFGATVADISVPE; this comes from the coding sequence GTGAGCACGAAGCCTTCCGGGCACGGCCGGGTCGCCGCCGACGCGGCCGCCCGAGGGCTCGCGGTGGAGATATTTCCCCGGCACGCCGCCAACTCGCTCGGCGAGGCTGCTGCGCTCATGGGGATCACTCCATCCGACATTGTGAAGTCGCTGGTGGTCAAGCGCAGCGACGGCACATTCCTGTTCGCCCTTGTACCGGGCGGGCGCTCCATCTCCTGGCCCAAGCTGCGTGCCGTGGTGGGCGTCAACAAACTGCAGATGCCGCAGGCTGACGTCGCACTGGCCGCGACCGGATATGAGCGCGGCACCATCACTCCCCTGGGAAGCACGACGGCGTGGCCCGTCTTCGTTGACGAAAGCATCCCCGGGCGCCGGGTCGCCATGGGCGCAGGAGAGCACGGTTACAGCATGTTCGTTGAGGCGGACGCCCTTATCGCGGCGTTCGGCGCCACCGTGGCCGACATTTCGGTGCCGGAATAG
- the rplK gene encoding 50S ribosomal protein L11 produces MAPKKKVTGLIKLQIQAGAANPAPPIGPALGQHGVNIMEFCKAYNAATESQRGNVIPVEITVYEDRSFTFITKTPPAAELIKKAAGVAKGSATPHTVKVAQLTKAQVNEIATQKMVDLNATTIEGAEKIIAGTARSMGITVEA; encoded by the coding sequence TTGGCTCCCAAGAAAAAGGTCACCGGCCTTATCAAGCTGCAGATCCAGGCAGGCGCCGCCAACCCGGCCCCGCCCATCGGTCCCGCACTTGGCCAGCACGGTGTCAACATCATGGAATTCTGCAAGGCGTACAACGCTGCAACGGAATCCCAGCGCGGAAACGTCATCCCCGTTGAAATCACGGTTTACGAAGACCGTTCATTCACCTTCATCACGAAGACCCCGCCGGCTGCCGAGCTCATCAAGAAGGCTGCAGGCGTTGCCAAGGGTTCAGCTACCCCGCACACCGTCAAGGTTGCCCAGCTGACCAAGGCACAGGTCAACGAGATCGCCACCCAGAAGATGGTTGACCTCAACGCAACCACCATCGAAGGCGCCGAGAAGATCATCGCCGGCACCGCCCGCTCCATGGGCATCACGGTCGAGGCCTAA
- a CDS encoding GNAT family N-acetyltransferase: MSETTIEQLRIPDSLEGDGAADFLQAVEVSRQVRIHTWGNDELAYTAQELFEQCHDPFEWYVVLVGRRDGVIVGRAGIALPLDDDTDEAHVTLDVLPAAEGMGLGRSLLEAAELFIKGENRRIAVVETNHPAAALGDITADPIAATHGTGVLPLSNREARFAYSAGYDLDQVEQFSSCALPLDGELVSSLAAQAAAAHGSAYTVHQWLDRCPDRWAGEIVRLEQGLSRGESGQDWDVAKLRQAEELSAGSGRRTIVTAAECVESGRLVGFTSISLLVHNTGVAFQDDTVVEAEHKGKAVGLLIKVANMSLLMDQFPQAKTIYTWNAPESSHMLEVNALLGFVSAGVTGQWRKDFNAL; encoded by the coding sequence ATGAGCGAGACGACCATTGAACAGCTGCGGATTCCGGATTCGCTGGAAGGCGATGGGGCGGCCGACTTCCTGCAGGCCGTGGAGGTGTCCCGACAGGTCCGCATCCACACGTGGGGCAACGATGAGCTGGCCTACACGGCACAGGAGCTGTTCGAACAGTGCCACGACCCCTTCGAGTGGTACGTCGTGCTCGTGGGTCGCAGGGACGGGGTCATCGTGGGGAGGGCAGGCATTGCGCTGCCCTTGGACGACGACACAGACGAGGCGCACGTGACCCTCGACGTGCTGCCGGCCGCTGAGGGCATGGGGCTGGGACGAAGCCTGCTCGAGGCAGCCGAGTTGTTTATCAAGGGCGAGAACCGCAGGATTGCGGTGGTGGAGACGAACCACCCGGCGGCAGCGCTGGGTGACATCACGGCCGACCCCATCGCAGCCACCCACGGCACCGGGGTGCTGCCTTTGAGCAACCGGGAAGCCCGCTTTGCGTACAGCGCCGGCTACGACCTCGACCAGGTGGAACAGTTCAGTTCCTGTGCACTGCCGCTGGACGGGGAACTGGTTTCCTCGCTTGCGGCGCAGGCCGCCGCTGCTCACGGTTCCGCGTACACGGTGCACCAGTGGCTGGACCGGTGTCCGGATCGCTGGGCCGGGGAAATTGTCCGCCTTGAACAAGGACTCAGCCGCGGCGAGTCCGGGCAGGACTGGGATGTGGCCAAGTTGCGCCAGGCGGAGGAACTCTCCGCCGGTTCCGGCCGCAGGACCATTGTCACGGCCGCCGAGTGCGTGGAATCGGGGCGCCTGGTGGGCTTCACCTCCATTTCACTGCTGGTCCACAACACCGGCGTCGCCTTCCAGGACGACACCGTAGTTGAAGCGGAGCACAAGGGAAAGGCTGTGGGGCTGCTCATCAAGGTGGCCAACATGAGCCTTCTGATGGACCAGTTCCCGCAGGCAAAGACCATCTACACATGGAACGCTCCGGAGAGCTCTCACATGTTGGAAGTCAATGCGCTGTTGGGATTTGTCAGTGCAGGGGTGACCGGCCAGTGGCGCAAGGATTTTAACGCCCTGTAG
- the rpoB gene encoding DNA-directed RNA polymerase subunit beta yields the protein MVASSTSNVNNAATAIDSNSTDGAKSRLSFAKIHEPLDVPNLLALQTESFDWLVGNERWQNRMQKAVDADDDSVAVTFGLADIFEEISPIEDFQGTMSLSFAEPEFSDPKFTVDECKDRDATYAAPLYVKAEFMNNLTGEIKQQTVFMGDFPLMTNKGTFVINGTERVVVSQLVRSPGAYFERTADKTSDKEIFTAKIIPSRGAWFELEIDKRDQVGVRLDRKRKQSVTVLLKALGWTEGQILEEFGEFDSIRATLEKDATTGREDALLDIYRKLRPGEPPTVDAADALLNNLYFNPKRYDLAKVGRYKINRKLGIDLPLSDENASVLSVDDIVAMIKYLVTLHAGGKTTKGMRDGAEVDLRVDVDDIDHFGNRRIRAVGELIENQVRTGLSRMERVVRERMTTQDVEAITPQTLINIRPVVAAIKEFFGTSQLSQFMDQNNPLAGLTHKRRLSALGPGGLSRDRAGMEVRDVHPSHYGRMCPIETPEGPNIGLIGSLASYGRINPFGFIETPYRRVKGGVVSDEVDYLTADDEVEVVIAQANAPLDDNNHFTEEMVLVRERGGGGEPVLIPANDVEYMDVSPRQMVSVATALIPFLEHDDANRALMGANMQRQAVPLVQSEAPFVGTGMERATAVDAGDVVIAAKAGVVSEVSADLVVMLNDDGTEIKYPIAKYQRSNQGTAYNQRVLASEGQRLEVGGIIADGPATDLGELALGKNLLVAFMSWEGHNYEDAIILSQRIVAEDVLSSIHIEEHEIDARDTKLGAEEITRDIPNVSEEILAGLDERGIIHIGAEVEAGDILVGKVTPKGETELTPEERLLRAIFGEKSREVRDTSLKVPHGESGTVIGVRVFDRDSEDDLPPGVNQLVRVYVANKRKITDGDKLAGRHGNKGVISKILPIEDMPFLADGTPVDIVLNPLGVPGRMNVGQVLETHLGWVAKTGWKIEGEPEWVKNLPNLPREIGQTRVATPVFDGAREEEITGLLDSTNVTRDGDRLIDSSGKTMLFDGRSGEPFPDPISVGYMYILKLHHLVDDKIHARSTGPYSMITQQPLGGKAQFGGQRFGEMEVWALEAYGAAYTLQELLTIKSDDIHGRVKVYEAIVKGENIPEPGIPESFKVLIKEMQSLCLNVEVLSTDGTTIEMRDSDEEVFRAAEELGIDLSRAEPNSVEEV from the coding sequence TTGGTCGCCTCGAGCACCTCTAATGTAAATAACGCTGCAACCGCTATCGATTCAAACAGCACTGACGGTGCAAAGAGTCGCCTCTCATTCGCAAAGATTCACGAGCCGCTTGACGTGCCGAATCTGCTTGCCCTCCAGACCGAGAGCTTTGACTGGCTCGTAGGCAACGAGCGCTGGCAGAACCGCATGCAGAAGGCCGTGGATGCCGACGATGACAGTGTGGCCGTCACCTTTGGTCTGGCCGACATCTTCGAAGAAATCTCCCCGATTGAGGACTTCCAGGGCACCATGTCCCTGTCCTTCGCCGAGCCGGAATTCTCTGACCCGAAGTTCACCGTTGACGAGTGCAAGGACCGCGACGCCACGTACGCGGCACCGCTGTACGTCAAGGCCGAGTTCATGAACAACTTGACCGGTGAAATCAAGCAACAGACTGTGTTCATGGGTGATTTCCCGCTCATGACCAACAAGGGCACCTTCGTCATCAACGGCACCGAGCGTGTTGTTGTCTCCCAGCTGGTCCGTTCCCCGGGCGCCTACTTTGAGCGCACCGCGGACAAGACCAGTGACAAGGAAATCTTCACTGCCAAGATCATCCCCTCACGTGGTGCATGGTTCGAGCTGGAGATTGACAAGCGCGACCAGGTTGGCGTGCGCCTTGACCGCAAGCGCAAGCAGTCGGTCACCGTGCTGCTGAAGGCCCTCGGCTGGACCGAAGGCCAGATCCTGGAGGAGTTCGGCGAGTTTGACTCCATCCGTGCCACCTTGGAAAAGGATGCCACCACCGGCCGTGAAGATGCGCTGCTGGACATCTACCGCAAGCTTCGTCCGGGCGAGCCGCCGACCGTTGACGCCGCCGATGCGCTGTTGAACAACTTGTACTTCAACCCCAAGCGCTACGATCTGGCCAAGGTTGGCCGTTACAAGATCAACCGCAAGCTCGGCATCGACCTGCCGTTGAGCGATGAGAACGCCTCGGTCCTGAGCGTGGACGACATCGTCGCCATGATCAAGTACCTGGTGACGCTGCACGCCGGCGGCAAGACCACCAAGGGCATGCGCGACGGCGCCGAGGTTGACCTTCGCGTTGACGTCGACGACATCGACCACTTCGGCAACCGCCGCATCCGCGCCGTCGGCGAGCTCATCGAGAACCAGGTCCGCACCGGCCTGTCCCGCATGGAGCGCGTCGTCCGCGAACGCATGACCACGCAGGATGTCGAAGCGATCACGCCGCAGACCCTGATCAACATCCGCCCCGTTGTGGCTGCCATCAAGGAGTTCTTCGGAACGTCCCAGCTGTCACAGTTCATGGACCAGAACAACCCGCTGGCCGGTTTGACGCACAAGCGCCGCCTCTCCGCGCTGGGCCCGGGCGGTCTCTCCCGTGACCGTGCAGGCATGGAAGTCCGTGACGTTCATCCGTCCCACTACGGCCGCATGTGCCCCATTGAAACCCCTGAAGGCCCCAACATTGGTCTGATCGGTTCCTTGGCTTCCTACGGCCGCATCAACCCCTTCGGCTTCATCGAGACCCCGTACCGACGGGTCAAGGGTGGCGTTGTCTCCGACGAGGTCGACTACCTCACGGCAGATGACGAAGTTGAGGTTGTGATCGCCCAGGCCAACGCGCCGCTGGACGACAACAACCACTTCACCGAGGAAATGGTGCTCGTTCGTGAGCGCGGCGGTGGCGGCGAGCCCGTCCTGATCCCGGCCAACGATGTCGAGTACATGGACGTTTCTCCGCGCCAGATGGTGTCTGTGGCAACCGCCCTGATTCCGTTCCTCGAGCACGATGACGCCAACCGCGCCCTCATGGGTGCGAACATGCAGCGCCAGGCTGTGCCGCTGGTCCAGTCCGAGGCCCCCTTCGTGGGCACCGGCATGGAGCGCGCCACTGCTGTTGACGCCGGTGACGTTGTCATCGCCGCCAAGGCCGGCGTCGTGTCGGAAGTTTCCGCAGACCTCGTGGTCATGCTGAACGACGACGGCACGGAGATCAAGTACCCGATCGCCAAGTACCAGCGTTCCAACCAGGGAACGGCCTACAACCAGCGCGTCCTCGCCTCCGAGGGCCAGCGCCTGGAAGTTGGCGGCATCATCGCCGACGGCCCGGCAACGGACCTGGGCGAACTCGCCCTGGGCAAGAACCTCCTGGTTGCCTTCATGTCCTGGGAAGGGCACAACTACGAGGATGCCATCATCCTCTCGCAGCGCATTGTTGCCGAAGATGTGCTGTCCTCGATCCACATTGAAGAGCATGAGATCGACGCACGCGACACCAAGCTCGGTGCCGAGGAAATCACTCGGGACATCCCGAACGTTTCCGAGGAAATCCTGGCGGGTCTCGACGAGCGCGGCATCATCCACATCGGTGCTGAAGTTGAAGCCGGCGACATCCTGGTTGGAAAGGTCACGCCCAAGGGCGAGACCGAGCTGACCCCGGAAGAGCGCCTGCTGCGCGCCATCTTCGGTGAGAAGAGCCGCGAAGTCCGCGACACCTCCCTGAAGGTTCCCCACGGCGAGTCCGGCACCGTCATCGGTGTGCGCGTCTTCGACCGCGACTCCGAAGACGACCTGCCCCCCGGCGTCAACCAGCTGGTTCGCGTCTACGTTGCCAACAAGCGCAAGATCACCGACGGTGACAAGCTTGCCGGCCGCCACGGCAACAAGGGCGTCATCTCCAAGATCCTCCCGATCGAAGACATGCCGTTCCTTGCCGACGGAACCCCGGTTGACATCGTCCTGAACCCGCTGGGTGTTCCGGGTCGAATGAACGTCGGCCAGGTCCTGGAAACCCACCTCGGCTGGGTTGCCAAGACGGGCTGGAAGATCGAAGGCGAGCCTGAGTGGGTCAAGAACCTGCCGAACCTGCCCCGTGAAATCGGCCAGACCCGCGTTGCCACGCCGGTGTTCGACGGTGCCCGTGAAGAAGAAATCACCGGCCTGCTCGACTCCACCAACGTGACCCGCGACGGCGACCGCCTGATCGACTCCTCCGGTAAGACCATGCTGTTTGACGGCCGCTCCGGCGAGCCGTTCCCGGACCCGATCTCCGTTGGCTACATGTACATCTTGAAGCTCCACCACTTGGTGGACGACAAGATCCACGCCCGCTCCACGGGCCCGTACTCCATGATCACCCAGCAGCCCCTGGGCGGTAAGGCGCAGTTCGGTGGACAGCGCTTTGGTGAGATGGAAGTTTGGGCACTTGAGGCCTACGGCGCGGCGTACACGCTGCAGGAACTGCTGACGATCAAGTCCGATGACATCCATGGCCGCGTGAAGGTTTACGAAGCCATCGTCAAGGGCGAGAACATCCCGGAGCCCGGTATTCCGGAATCCTTCAAGGTTCTCATCAAGGAAATGCAGTCGCTTTGCCTGAACGTGGAAGTCCTTTCCACCGACGGCACCACGATTGAGATGCGTGACTCGGATGAAGAAGTCTTCCGGGCCGCGGAGGAGCTGGGCATCGACCTGTCACGGGCCGAACCCAACTCTGTCGAAGAAGTTTAG
- a CDS encoding acetyl-CoA C-acetyltransferase, with protein MTAQANDVVILAGARTPQGRLNGQLAPFSAVELGAKAIAAAVTRSGVDSADINQVIMGQVLQAGAGQNPARQSAVGAGIGWDVPAVTVNKVCLSGLTAVIDAARLIRSGEASVVVAGGQESMTRAPHILPGSRQGWTYGAVQALDVAAHDGLTDAFDADSMGLSTERGNIRLNISRASQDEVAAASHQRAAAAVEAAIFDSEITPVHVPQRKGEALVLTADEGIRPGTTVETLAGLRPAFTADGAITAGNSSPLSDGASALVLASRGYAEEHGLPWLAVVGAPGQVAGPDNSLHSQPSNAITKALKTAGWAVGDLDFIEINEAFGSVAVQSLRDLDYPLEKCNIHGGAIALGHPIGASGARLALTAAMELGRRGSGKAAVSLCGGGGQGEALLLFRDAE; from the coding sequence ATGACGGCACAAGCAAATGATGTGGTAATTCTTGCAGGGGCCCGCACTCCGCAGGGCAGGCTCAACGGACAGTTGGCGCCCTTTTCCGCCGTCGAACTGGGCGCCAAGGCCATTGCCGCGGCTGTAACCCGCTCCGGCGTGGACTCCGCCGACATCAACCAGGTCATCATGGGCCAGGTGCTGCAGGCGGGTGCCGGCCAGAACCCGGCCCGCCAGAGCGCCGTCGGCGCGGGCATCGGCTGGGACGTCCCCGCCGTGACCGTCAACAAGGTCTGCCTGTCAGGGCTGACGGCCGTGATCGACGCCGCCCGGCTCATCCGCAGCGGTGAGGCGTCCGTAGTGGTGGCCGGCGGCCAGGAATCCATGACCCGCGCCCCTCACATTCTGCCCGGCTCGCGCCAGGGCTGGACCTACGGCGCCGTCCAGGCCCTCGACGTTGCCGCCCACGACGGCCTGACCGATGCCTTTGACGCCGATTCCATGGGGCTGTCCACCGAACGTGGAAACATTCGGCTCAACATTTCCCGTGCGTCCCAGGACGAGGTGGCGGCCGCATCCCACCAGCGCGCCGCAGCCGCCGTCGAGGCCGCCATTTTTGACAGCGAAATCACGCCCGTCCATGTCCCGCAGCGCAAGGGCGAGGCCCTGGTGCTCACAGCGGACGAAGGCATCCGCCCCGGCACCACTGTGGAGACCCTCGCGGGCCTGCGCCCTGCCTTCACAGCCGACGGCGCCATCACCGCAGGCAATTCTTCTCCCCTCTCAGACGGTGCCAGTGCGCTGGTGCTCGCCTCGCGCGGCTATGCGGAGGAACACGGCCTGCCATGGCTGGCCGTGGTGGGCGCCCCGGGACAGGTGGCAGGGCCGGACAATTCGCTGCATTCACAGCCTTCCAACGCCATCACCAAGGCCCTGAAGACGGCCGGGTGGGCCGTCGGGGACTTGGACTTCATCGAGATCAACGAGGCCTTCGGCTCAGTGGCCGTGCAGTCGCTGAGGGATCTGGACTACCCGCTGGAGAAGTGCAACATCCACGGCGGCGCAATCGCCCTGGGCCACCCGATCGGCGCCTCCGGTGCGCGCCTGGCGTTGACGGCGGCCATGGAACTTGGCCGGCGCGGTTCCGGCAAGGCGGCCGTCTCGCTGTGCGGCGGCGGCGGCCAGGGCGAGGCGCTCCTGCTGTTCCGGGACGCGGAGTGA
- the nusG gene encoding transcription termination/antitermination protein NusG → MSELEPEATHSEQDQDTVVADAAINADLDAVAEDTAVAAEETAPEADAAPAEPEVDPAEEFKAKLRRQEGDWYVIHSYAGYENRVKVNLESRSLSLNMEDYIFEVQVPMEEVVEIKNATRKVVNRVRIPGYVLVRMELTDASWGVVRHTPGVTGFVGNAHNPVPLRLDEVFSMLAPIFEEQQAEETGVPLRHDPVDAEIDFEIGEAVIVKDGPFEGLSASISEINPQAGQLVVLVSIFERETPVTLAFNQVTKI, encoded by the coding sequence GTGTCTGAGCTGGAGCCCGAGGCAACACACAGTGAGCAGGACCAGGACACTGTGGTTGCTGATGCTGCCATCAATGCCGACCTTGATGCCGTTGCGGAAGATACTGCCGTAGCCGCGGAAGAGACAGCACCGGAAGCGGATGCAGCCCCCGCCGAGCCCGAGGTTGACCCGGCAGAGGAATTCAAGGCCAAGCTGCGCCGCCAGGAGGGTGACTGGTACGTCATCCACTCGTACGCAGGCTACGAAAACCGCGTCAAGGTCAACCTTGAGTCCCGCAGCCTGTCGCTGAACATGGAAGATTACATCTTCGAAGTCCAGGTCCCCATGGAAGAAGTCGTGGAGATCAAGAACGCGACCCGCAAGGTCGTCAACCGCGTGCGCATCCCCGGCTACGTGCTGGTCCGCATGGAACTGACGGACGCTTCGTGGGGCGTTGTGCGCCACACCCCCGGTGTCACCGGCTTCGTGGGCAACGCCCACAACCCCGTGCCGCTGCGCCTGGACGAAGTCTTCTCCATGCTCGCCCCGATCTTCGAGGAGCAGCAGGCCGAAGAGACCGGTGTTCCGCTGCGCCACGACCCCGTTGACGCAGAAATCGACTTTGAAATTGGCGAGGCAGTCATCGTCAAGGACGGTCCGTTCGAGGGCCTGTCCGCGTCGATCTCCGAGATCAACCCGCAGGCCGGCCAGCTCGTTGTGCTGGTCTCCATCTTCGAGCGTGAAACTCCCGTCACCCTCGCATTCAACCAGGTCACCAAGATCTAG
- the rplJ gene encoding 50S ribosomal protein L10: MATPTKVAAVAEITQDFNDSTAAVLTEYRGLTVAQLKELRVSLGQDTKFAVVKNTLTAIAAKEAGVDAFEGQLSGPTAIAFIKGDAVAAAKSLTDFAKANKQLVIKTGIFEGKALDASEVAALAALESRELQLAKVAGILKAPMAAAARTLDALRLKLAEGAPVEEAPAAEEAPAEEAPAAEAETTEA, translated from the coding sequence ATGGCAACGCCAACAAAGGTGGCTGCAGTTGCAGAAATCACACAAGATTTCAACGATTCAACCGCAGCAGTCCTAACCGAATACCGTGGGCTCACCGTAGCTCAGCTCAAGGAGCTGCGCGTTTCTCTCGGCCAGGACACCAAGTTCGCGGTCGTAAAGAACACCCTGACTGCCATTGCGGCCAAGGAAGCTGGTGTTGATGCTTTCGAAGGTCAGCTCTCCGGCCCCACCGCCATTGCATTCATCAAGGGTGACGCTGTTGCAGCAGCAAAGAGCCTGACGGATTTTGCAAAGGCCAACAAGCAGCTGGTCATCAAGACTGGCATCTTCGAAGGCAAGGCTCTCGACGCTTCTGAGGTTGCAGCCCTGGCTGCCCTCGAGTCTCGCGAACTGCAGCTGGCCAAGGTCGCCGGCATCCTCAAGGCTCCGATGGCCGCCGCTGCGCGCACCCTCGACGCCCTGCGCCTGAAGCTGGCCGAAGGTGCTCCCGTTGAGGAAGCACCGGCCGCCGAGGAAGCTCCCGCTGAGGAAGCTCCCGCCGCTGAAGCCGAGACCACCGAAGCGTAG
- the rplA gene encoding 50S ribosomal protein L1, giving the protein MAKRSKAYEAAQAKIDADSTYAPFDAIKLAKETNPSKFDATVEVAFRLGVDPRKADQMIRGTVNLPHGTGKTARVLVFATGERAEAAIAAGADFVGTDDLIEKIQGGWTDFDAAVATPDLMGKVGRLGKVLGPRNLMPNPKTGTVTNDVAKAVNDIKGGKIDFRVDKHSNLHFIIGKVSFDAVKLAENYSAALEEVLRLKPSASKGRYLQKATVSTTFGPGISVDPAATKVVIED; this is encoded by the coding sequence ATGGCAAAGCGCAGTAAAGCATATGAGGCAGCTCAGGCGAAGATCGATGCGGACAGCACGTACGCACCCTTCGACGCCATCAAGCTCGCCAAGGAGACCAACCCCTCCAAGTTCGACGCCACCGTTGAGGTAGCCTTCCGCCTGGGTGTAGACCCCCGCAAGGCCGACCAGATGATCCGTGGCACGGTCAACCTGCCCCACGGCACCGGCAAGACCGCCCGCGTCCTGGTTTTCGCAACCGGTGAGCGTGCCGAGGCTGCAATCGCAGCCGGCGCCGACTTCGTTGGCACCGACGACCTGATCGAAAAGATCCAGGGCGGCTGGACCGACTTCGACGCAGCCGTTGCCACCCCTGACCTCATGGGCAAGGTTGGCCGTTTGGGTAAGGTTCTGGGTCCGCGTAACCTCATGCCGAACCCGAAGACCGGCACCGTCACCAACGACGTCGCCAAGGCTGTCAACGACATCAAGGGCGGCAAGATCGACTTCCGCGTCGACAAGCACTCCAACCTGCACTTCATCATCGGCAAGGTTTCCTTCGACGCCGTCAAGCTGGCTGAGAACTACTCGGCAGCCCTGGAAGAGGTGCTTCGTTTGAAGCCGTCCGCTTCCAAGGGCCGCTACCTGCAGAAGGCCACCGTCTCCACGACGTTCGGCCCCGGCATCTCGGTTGACCCCGCGGCAACCAAGGTTGTCATCGAGGATTAA
- the rplL gene encoding 50S ribosomal protein L7/L12, whose translation MAKLTNDELIAAFKELTIIELSEFVKLFEETFEVTAAAVAVAGPAGGGAAEEAAEQTEFDVILEAAGDKKIAVIKEVRAITSLGLKEAKEVVDSAPKAVLEGATKEAAEKAKEALEAAGATVTLK comes from the coding sequence ATGGCTAAGCTCACCAACGACGAGCTGATTGCAGCTTTCAAGGAACTGACCATCATCGAGCTCTCCGAGTTCGTCAAGCTCTTCGAAGAGACCTTTGAAGTTACCGCTGCTGCTGTTGCAGTTGCAGGCCCCGCCGGTGGCGGCGCAGCTGAAGAAGCCGCAGAGCAGACTGAATTCGACGTTATCCTCGAAGCAGCCGGCGACAAGAAGATCGCAGTGATCAAGGAAGTTCGCGCAATCACTTCCCTGGGTCTGAAGGAAGCCAAGGAGGTCGTTGACTCGGCTCCCAAGGCCGTCCTCGAAGGCGCCACCAAGGAAGCTGCAGAGAAGGCAAAGGAAGCCCTCGAGGCTGCCGGCGCCACGGTTACCCTCAAGTAA
- a CDS encoding GNAT family N-acetyltransferase, with translation MEIVIRDAQPGDSAALAVLAAATFPLACPPGSAEADIDAFIAEHLNERAFAGYLSDPARKLFVAEASVTSGMDRLLAYSMLVDATPSDMAVAAALAAMPAGANAIELSKCYALPDVHGQGVSARLMQHTLNWISRQGGRTAWLGVNSENLRAQAFYGKHGFSVAGTKTFQLGNRVEHDYVMVRPAKN, from the coding sequence ATGGAAATTGTCATCCGGGACGCGCAACCCGGCGACTCCGCGGCGCTGGCGGTACTGGCGGCCGCAACCTTCCCCTTGGCCTGCCCTCCCGGATCGGCGGAGGCAGACATTGATGCCTTTATTGCCGAGCACCTCAACGAACGGGCCTTCGCCGGCTATCTCTCCGATCCTGCCAGGAAGCTGTTTGTTGCGGAAGCATCCGTCACATCGGGCATGGACCGCCTGCTGGCCTATAGCATGTTGGTGGACGCGACGCCGTCGGATATGGCAGTGGCAGCCGCCCTGGCTGCCATGCCGGCAGGGGCCAACGCGATTGAGCTGAGCAAATGCTATGCCCTTCCCGATGTGCACGGCCAGGGTGTCAGTGCCCGGCTCATGCAACACACCCTCAACTGGATATCCCGGCAGGGAGGGCGGACCGCCTGGCTTGGCGTCAACTCAGAGAACTTGAGGGCGCAGGCCTTCTACGGCAAGCACGGCTTTTCAGTGGCCGGAACGAAGACTTTTCAATTGGGGAACAGGGTCGAGCATGACTATGTCATGGTGCGGCCTGCGAAAAATTAG